The nucleotide window ATCTAATTACTTCCTTTTGTTCTATATACGTGATGCcaacattttgttatcaattttcagctctGTTATAAGACAAGATGTAAGTGAAGCTATCAAACCCCTTACCATCCCACCACCGGAGGGTGTTGACAAGCCAGTATCACCGAAGATAGAGAAGATCGTAGCGGATATAACAAACCTCAACTTATTGGAAGTGTCAGAACTCAGTCAGGTTTTGAAAAAAAGACTTAACCTTCCTGATGCCCCTGCTATGCCTATCGGAGGGTTTGCGATGGCTGCGCCGGCAGCACAAGAGGAAGAGGAAGCTGCGCCTAAAGCTGTTAAGACTAACTTTACAGTGAGTATCATGAAATCCTACAAAGCATAGTGGCTATAGTtgaaaactaatatttattaactatgcATCTATATCTTGCATTTTCCTTATTACTACTACAATTGAACTGTTGCAATCATAGAAACACAAATAATTATGGCTCACAGGCAACATTTTCTATGAAAAACTTATGgtcaataatttaagtttcaaATTAGTATTGCAATATcatattgaatttgaattcaatacaaaaaagtaaaaatataatctcaTCCATATTTCAGGTTAAAATGACCAAGTTTGATGACAAACAGAAGGTGGCATTAATCAAAGAAGTCAAGAGTCTGCTGGAAGGATTTAACTTGGTACAAGCCAAGAAATTTGTTGAAAGTGTACCCACAGTAGTGAAGGCTGACATTTCTAAAGACGAGGCGGAAAAACTAAAGGAAGCATTGAGCAAAGTTGGAGCTGTTATAGAAATTGAATAGATGtaattaagtagttttagtttgtttaatataaagattAATTCTAGAAATTTGTAgtctttattttcttaataactaccattataaatacaaattgtcTTCTCACAACCTCACACACCTTTTAGATACAAGTTTTTCTgacttatttaacttttatatgtttgtgtgtacttaatattttttttttatatcaaaaggtggcaaacaaccTAAGGGCCACCAGGTTTCACCAAAATAGCGAGGCAACCGTTGCCCATAAACATCTGCAAATGACggtgcattgcctacctttaatcaatggagAAGGGGACACAAAACGAGAATATTCCCTCTTCTATGCTCCCCTCtttcgccaaatccacttccccttcctatccttaCCTAATAagggaaaaaggactaaaat belongs to Papilio machaon chromosome 10, ilPapMach1.1, whole genome shotgun sequence and includes:
- the LOC106708013 gene encoding 39S ribosomal protein L12, mitochondrial; protein product: MNTVRIIKNISFRQWRTFSRSSVIRQDVSEAIKPLTIPPPEGVDKPVSPKIEKIVADITNLNLLEVSELSQVLKKRLNLPDAPAMPIGGFAMAAPAAQEEEEAAPKAVKTNFTVKMTKFDDKQKVALIKEVKSLLEGFNLVQAKKFVESVPTVVKADISKDEAEKLKEALSKVGAVIEIE